Genomic window (Allostreptomyces psammosilenae):
CTGGGAACCGCTGGGCGAGGGTGGGGCCAATCGTTGTTCGGGGCAGGGCAGGAGAGGGTTCGGCCGAGGCGAGGCCAGGTAGGGCGAGCGGGACGCGGGCTGCGGCCGGATAGGGCGGGCCAGGCGGGGGCTGGGGCCGGGTAGGGCGGGCGGGGCCCGTGGGTTGGGGTGAAGCGGGGCGAGGGCTCGGAGGAGGCAGGGCGCGGCTGGGAAGGGGATGGGCCCCGCGCGGGGAGCGGCAGGATGCGGCAGGCCGAGGTTGGGGAAGGGGCCCGCGCGCGGAGGGAGGGGACCTGCGGGATGGGCCAGGCGGGCGCCCGGGGCGAGTAGCAAGGGGACGGGGGACGGGGGCGGGCGGGGGGTAGGGCGCAGGGCAGCCAGGCGGGGGCGCGTCCCGCCTCGGCATGGGCTGGGGGAGGCGGGTGGGGGCGGGACGGGGGGAGGGGAGAGAAGGGGCAGGGAAGGGGGAGCGGGCGGGGGGCGGGGGCGGGGGATTGGGAAGGAGGTGGGGAAGCGACGAGGGAGGTGGGGAAGCGACGAGGGAGGAGAGGACGGGCGGGGAAGGCGAGGCAAGGAGACTGGCTTCGGGCTGGCGCGGCACGTGCCCCTCGAGGCGCCTTTCCCGGGCCGGGGTTTGTGTGGCATCCGGGTTTTATCGTCACTGAGACGACTATCATGGCAGCCATGTCGCCATACGATCCGTCGGCCTTTCCCCCGTTCGCCGTCACGGTGGATCTGGTGGCGTTGACCGTCCGGGAGCAGGCGCTGTGCGCGCTGACGGTGCGGCGGGCGGAGCCGCCGTTCGAGGGGGCGTGGGCGCTGCCGGGGGGCTTCGTGCGCCCCGACGAGGATCTGGCTGCGGCGGCCGAGCGGGAGTTGCTGGAGGAGACGTCGCTGCGTGCCCGGGTGATGGAGGCGGCCTGTCCGGTGCGGCGGGGTGAGGCGCATCTGGAGCAGCTGGCGACGTACGGCGATCCGGGCCGGGATCCCCGCATGCGGGTGGTGAGTGTGGCGTACCTGGTGCTGGCTCCGGATCTGCCGACGCCGCGGCCGGGTGGGGACGTGGAGGGGGCCCGGTGGACGCCGGTGGACGCCCTGCTGGAGGGCGGTCGCTCGGGTGGGCGGTTGGCGTTCGACCACGACCGCATCCTGGCCGACGGGGTGGAGCGCGCCCGGTCCAAGATCGAGTACTCGTCCCTGGCGACCGCCTTCTGCCCGGAGGAGTTCACGGTGGGGGAGCTGCGGCGGGTGTACGAGGTGGTGTGGGGCGTTTCGCTGGATCCGCGGAACTTCCACCGCAAGGTCACGGGGACGCCGGGGTTCCTGGTGGCCGCCGGGGGGACGACGAAGCGTCAGGGCGGACGTCCGGCGCAGTTGTTCCGTGCCGGTGAGGCGACGGTGTTGAATCCGCCGATGCTGCGCCCGGAGCCCTGACGCTCCGCTGGGTGGTGTGCCGTCGGTGCCCCGCCGGGGGGTGGTGGGCTGGGGGCAGGACGGGTGATTTTCAGCTCTTTTCCGTGGCTTGCCGCTGTTGGCGAGGAATGACGCATCCGTTGCACACGGGCATCGGGAGTGCGGATGATCGAGGCCACGGGGCTGACGAGGAAGTACCGGCGGGGCGGCGGAGTTGATGACCTGTCCTTTGAGGCCTTGCCTGGGCGGGTCACCGGGGTGGTGGGTCCGCCCGGGGCGGGCAAGTCGACGGCCGTGCGCCTGATGGTGGGTCTGGAGCGGGGCGGTGGCGTCACGCTCTTCGACGGCCGGCCGTATCGGCGGTTGCGGCGACCGGCGGCCGAGGTGGGGGTGCTGCTGCAGGGCACCTCGCGGCTGGGCTGCCATCCGGACCGTTCGGCGCGTGGTCATCTGCGCACGCTGTGTGCCGCCTACGGCACCTCGCCGTCCCGTGTGGAGGCGGCGTTGCGGCTGGTGGGCCTGGAGCATGTGGCCGGGCAGCGGACGCGGCACTTCTCGGTGGGGATGCGGGTGCGGCTGGGGCTGGCCGCGGCGCTGCTGGGGGATCCGCCGATCCTGCTCTTCGACGATCCGTTGCCGGAGCTGGACCCGCTGGGCGCGGAGTGGTTGCTGGCCTTTCTGCGGGCGTGTGCCCGGGAGGGGCGGACGGTTGTGGTGACGGAGCGGCGGCCGGCGTTGATGCCGTTGCTGGCGGATCACGTGGTGGCGCTGGAGGGCGGGCGTCTGGTGGCGAACATGCCGGTGGACGACTACGTGCGCACCCATCTGCATCCGGAGGTGACGGTGCGTTCGCCGGAGGCGGGGCGCCTGGCGGAGGTGCTGGTGGCGTTGGGGGCGCCGGTGCGCCGCAAGGGGGCGACCCGGATCGTGGTGAGCGGGATGCGCCGCAGTGGGGTGGGGGAGTTGGCGTTCCGGCACGGGGTGCCGCTGCACGAGTTGTCGGAGCGGGAGGTGCCGGTGGTGTCGGTGGATTCCGGCCGGCTGGCCGGGGGTTCCGTGGTGGACGGGGCGTGTGCGGGGCGTCGGCTGGGTGGGGCGACCGCGGTGGGCGGGGCGACGGCGGTGCGGGCGGCGCTGCCGAGGGAGCGCGGTCCGCTGTCGGTGGGTCGGCTGGTGCGGGGGGTGGTGCTCTCGCCGCGCCGGCCGCGTCCGCGGGAGGTCGCGTTGGTCGGGCGGCCGGTGGTGTTCGACGAGGGGGTCGGCTGGGAGGAGTCGTCCGCCGGCGGCCCCGCGGACGGGGTGCGGGCGGACGGGGTGCCGGTGGACGGGGTGCGGGCGGCCGCGGCCGTGGTGGAGGAGGCGCGCTGATGCGGGCGTTGCGGTACGAGGTGCGGCGGCTGGCCGGGCTGCGTTCGGTGTGGGGGTGGACGCTGGGCGGTGTGCTGGCTTCGGCGCTGCTGGCGTACGCGGTGGCGCGTTCGTTGCGCGGGCCGGTGCGGCCGGAGCAGGCGGTGGAGATGCTCACGGCGGCGGCGCCGCTGCTGCCGCTGCCGCCCGCAGGGGTGTGCGCGGGGGTGGTGGCGGCGATGTCGTTCGGGCACGAGTACCGCTACGGGACGCTGACCCCGGCGTTGCTGGCGATGCCCCGGCGGGTGGCGTTGCCGGTGGCGAAGGTGCTGGTGGCCGCCGGGCATGGCGTGCTCATGGCGTTGTTGGCGCTGGTGGCGGGGGAGGCGGTGGCGGTGTGGCGGCTGGGGCACGGCCTGCTGCTGCCCGCGCTGCTGGGCGGCGCGGGGGGCGCCGCCGGGGTGGGGCCGGTGCTGGGAGGGCCGGGGGAGGCGCTGCGGGTGATCGGGGGGTGTGTGGCGCTGGTGGTGTTGTGCGCGGTGACGGCGCTGCTGGTGGCGGGGGTGGCGCGGAGCGCGACGCTGGGGTTGTGCGCGGTGCTGCTGCTGCCGGTGGTGGTGGAGCCGTTGCTGTCGGCCCTGTTCGAGGGTGCCTGGGGGGAGCGTTTGGCGGGGGCGCGCGGGTACCTGCCGTTCTTCGCCTCCCGGGACCTGCTGTGGGACGGCGCGGCGGGGGGCCGGGGGTGGTGGGACGCGGTGCCGGCGGCCGCCGTGGCGGGGCTCGCCACGACGGGGTTGCTGTTGCTGGTGTGCCTGGTGGTTCTGCGTAGGCGGCGTGTCCCGTAGGCGGCCCGCAGCCGGCGGCCGGCGAGCACGGCCGCGCTCCGGTCTCCGCGCCGTGTTTCCTGGGGGCCGTGGGGGTCGTGAGGGCCCCGGCATCGGGGGCGATCGGTGATTCTCCCGGCTATCTGGGTCAATTGCGACATCAGGCACGATCACCCTTTCGTGTGCTTTTCAGGAAAGTTCTCAAGATCGCCGGGCTCGTGACCGACAAAAGAGAGCGTGAGTACCCTTGCGCAGACCACAGTGACCGCCGCCCGGACGAACGAGACCTCCCTGGACGGGGGTAGCCCGTACGGGGAGATGCCCCTCGCCGACCCACCATCGCCGGCGCCCGCGGGTGCGGGCTGGGACGCCACGGAAGCCGCGATGGGGAGGGTGGGCCGGAAGGCCGGGGCGGGGCGGGGGCGTGGACTCCACGGACAGTTGGTGCAGCAGCTCGGTCAGATGATCGTGGCCGGGGAGCTGGGGGCCGAGCGGCCGCTGGTTCCGGAGGAGATCGGCCAGCGGTTCGAGGTGTCGCGGACGGTCGTGCGCGAGTCCCTGCGGGTGTTGGAGGCCAAGGGGCTGGTCAGCGCGCGGCCGAACGTCGGGACCCGGGTCCGTCCGGTGGGCGACTGGAACCTGCTGGACCCGGACATCATCGAGTGGCGGGCCTGCGGCCCGCAGCGGG
Coding sequences:
- a CDS encoding NUDIX hydrolase; this encodes MSPYDPSAFPPFAVTVDLVALTVREQALCALTVRRAEPPFEGAWALPGGFVRPDEDLAAAAERELLEETSLRARVMEAACPVRRGEAHLEQLATYGDPGRDPRMRVVSVAYLVLAPDLPTPRPGGDVEGARWTPVDALLEGGRSGGRLAFDHDRILADGVERARSKIEYSSLATAFCPEEFTVGELRRVYEVVWGVSLDPRNFHRKVTGTPGFLVAAGGTTKRQGGRPAQLFRAGEATVLNPPMLRPEP
- a CDS encoding FadR/GntR family transcriptional regulator translates to MSTLAQTTVTAARTNETSLDGGSPYGEMPLADPPSPAPAGAGWDATEAAMGRVGRKAGAGRGRGLHGQLVQQLGQMIVAGELGAERPLVPEEIGQRFEVSRTVVRESLRVLEAKGLVSARPNVGTRVRPVGDWNLLDPDIIEWRACGPQREDQRRELFELRWAFEPLAARLAAGHGREDVQQRMVDMVEIMGQAVAHHDAITYARADAELHALLLHAGGNRMLEHLAVIVASALHVSGGQVTGCDRPSEAALGLHARVVEALGAGDGTAAEAAMRALLTVHPEAEHMVPAPREH
- a CDS encoding ATP-binding cassette domain-containing protein, with protein sequence MIEATGLTRKYRRGGGVDDLSFEALPGRVTGVVGPPGAGKSTAVRLMVGLERGGGVTLFDGRPYRRLRRPAAEVGVLLQGTSRLGCHPDRSARGHLRTLCAAYGTSPSRVEAALRLVGLEHVAGQRTRHFSVGMRVRLGLAAALLGDPPILLFDDPLPELDPLGAEWLLAFLRACAREGRTVVVTERRPALMPLLADHVVALEGGRLVANMPVDDYVRTHLHPEVTVRSPEAGRLAEVLVALGAPVRRKGATRIVVSGMRRSGVGELAFRHGVPLHELSEREVPVVSVDSGRLAGGSVVDGACAGRRLGGATAVGGATAVRAALPRERGPLSVGRLVRGVVLSPRRPRPREVALVGRPVVFDEGVGWEESSAGGPADGVRADGVPVDGVRAAAAVVEEAR